ACGACACGGCGTATCGCCGCGGAACTGGCGCATGCGGCCTTCGAGCAGGAAATCCGTCTCGACATTCCCTGGACCGACTGGCTGGGGCGTCACCACGACCATGTGATCGGGCGGCCCGTGAGCATGCATGCGATGCGGGGTATCTCGGCCCACTCGAACGGCTTCCACACCTGCCGCGCCATCCATCTCCTCCAGATGCTGCTGGGCTCGATCGATTGCCCCGGCGGCTTCCGCCACAAGCCGCCTTATCCGAAGCCGGTGCCGCCGGCGCCGCTGCCCGCCGGGCACGCGCTCGAGATGAAGCCGGGCGAGCCTCTGGCCGGCATGCCGCTGGGCTTCCCGACCGGCCCCGAAAACCTGCTGGTCGATCCCGACGGCACGCCGCGGCGCATCGACAAGGCTTTCAGCTGGGAGGCGCCGCTCGCGGCCCATGGGTTGATGCATATGGTGATCGCCAATGCCTGGGCCGGCGACCCCTACCCGATCGATGTGCTGTTCCTCTACATGGCCAATATGAGCTGGAACTCGGCCATGAACAGCAGCGGCACGATGAAGATGCTGTCCGACAAGGACCCGGCGACGGGGCAATACAAGATTCCGCACATCATCTATTCCGATGCCTACGCCTCGGAAATGGTGTCCTACGCGGACCTGGTGTTCCCCGACACCACCTATCTCGAGCGGCATGACTGCATCTCGCTGCTGGACCGGCCGATCTCGGATGCCAACGGCTGCGCCGATGCGATCCGCCAGCCGGTGATCGAGCCCGACCGCGACGTGCGGCCCTTCCAGGACGTGCTGATCGATCTGGGCGCGCGCCTCGGTCTCAAGGGCTTCACCACGCCCGAAGGCGAGCCGCGCTATCCGGGCTTCTACGCCGATTACATCGTCAATCACGAGCGCCGCCCGGGCATCGGCCCGCTGGCCGGCTGGCGCGGCGCGCTAGGCGACAAGATCGGCCGCGGCGAGGTCAATCCGAACCAGCTCGAGATGTACAAGGCCAATGGCTGCTTCTGGCGCCACGAGCTCGAGCCGCATCAGCGCTATTACCGCTTCGCCAATGCCGACTATCTGCGCTGGGCGACCCAGATGGGGTTCATCGACCGCCCCGAGCCGATCCAGATGCAGATCTATAGCGAGGTGCTGCAGAAGTTCCGGCTGGCGGCCGATGGCCATGGCCGGCTCCAGCCGCCCGACGCGCATCGCGAGCGGATCAGCACCTATTTCGATCCGCTGCCCTTCTGGTATCGGCCGCTCGAGCAGGAAGCCGGCAACGAGGCGGCCTTCCCGCTCCATGCGATCACGCAGCGCCCCATGGCGATGTATCACAGCTGGGGCTCGCAGAACGCCTGGCTCCGCCAGATCCACGGCCATAACAAGCTGTTCGTAAACCGCCGCACCGGCGAGGCGCTGGGCTTGGCGGACGAGGATTGGGTCTGGATCGTCAGCCCGCATGGCCGCGTCAAGGCGCCGGTCAAGCTGATGGAAGGCGTCGACGAGCGCACCGTCTGGACCTGGAATGCGATCGGCAAGCGCAAGGGCGCCTGGGACCTGTCGCCCAAGGCGCCGGAATCCCAGCAGGGCTTCCTCCTCAATCATGTGATCTCGGAATTGCTGCCGCCGAAGCCTGACGGCCACCGCTACTCGAACAGCGATCCGGTCACCGGCCAGGCCGCCTGGTACGATCTCAAGGTGCGGCTGGAGAAATGCTCGCCGGCCGAAGGCGGCCGCACCGAGCCGCAATTCCCCGCCGCCAAGCCCGTCCCGGGCACGCCGAAGCGGCCGAAACGGCTGCGCTACGGCGCCGCCTTCCGCGGCCGGAAGGAGAAGGTATGATGGCTGGGCATCGTCGCAGCTGCCACCCCTCCCCCTACCCCCTCCCGCAAGGGCGGGGGGCAGGGAAATGGGGCGCGACCTCAATTCCAAATCGCGATCGAAGCTCAAAAGTAGAGCGAAGCGATCACATCGACTTAGGGGGTACGGGGAGGGGGGCCACATGACCTCCCTCCCCGCCAATCCCACCGGCAAGCAGCTCGGGCTCGTGATCGACCTCGATATCTGCGTCGGCTGTCACGCCTGTGCGGTGAACTGCAAGGAGTGGAACAGCGGCGGCCAAATGGCGCCGATGACGGACGAGGATCCCTACGGCCCCAATCCGCTCGGCGTCTGGTTCAACCGCATCCATAGCTTCGAGGTCGGCGAGGGCCGCGAGAGCCAGACGGTGCATTTCCCCCGCTCCTGCCTCCATTGCGCGGAGCCGGCCTGCGTCACGGTCTGTCCCACCGGCGCCTCCTACAAGCGCGCCGAGGACGGGATCGTCCTGGTCAACGAGGACATCTGCATCGGCTGCAAGCTCTGCTCCTGGGCCTGTCCCTATGGCGCACGCGAATATGACTACGATGTCGGCGTGATGAAGAAATGCACGCTTTGCGTCGACAAGATCTACAACGAGAATCTTCCCGAGATCGACCGCGTGCCCGCTTGCGTGGCGACCTGCCCGGTCGGCGCCCGCCATTTCGGCGACCTGGGCGATCCCGGTTCCGCGGTCTCGCAACTGGTGGCCGAACGGCAGGGTTACGACCTGATGCCGGAGCAGGGCTACCGTCCGACCAACAAATATCTGCCGCCCCGTCCGCGCAAGAATAGCTGCGGTTCCAACGGCAATGCCCCGGCCCGCCTCGAACCCGTGGGCGACGGCAGCATCGGCAACAGCTTGCTGCGCTGGGTCGATCGGGTCCTCTCGCGATGATCGGCCGCGCCTGACATGCATCCCGCCTTCTCTGTCATCTTCTTCACCACGATGTCCGGCGCCGGTTACGGACTGCTGGCGCTGATGAGCCTGCTGGGGACGCTCGACCGGCTGCCGGCCGATCGCTGGTTCGGCCTCGCCGGTCTGGGTCTCGGCTTCGCCGCGGTCTCGATGGGCCTGCTTTCCTCGACCTTCCATCTGGGCCATCCCGAACGCGCCTGGCGCGCCTTCTCGCAATGGCGGAGCTCCTGGCTGTCGCGCGAGGGTTTGATCGCCTGCATCACCTTCCTGCCCGCCGGCCTCTTCGCGCTGGGCTGGGTCTTGCTCCAAACCCATGACGGGATTTGGGTCGCCTTCGGCGTCGCGACCTTCCTGCTCTCCCTGGCGACGATCGGCTGCACCGCGATGATCTATGCCTGTCTGAAGCCGATCCCGCGCTGGTCGAACGGCTGGACGCTGCCCGTCTATCTCGCCCTGGGGCTGATGACCGGCGCGCTCTGGCTCGACGCGCTGGCACTGGCCTTCGGTCTCGGCGACCCGCTCCTGGCCTGGATCGCGCTGGGACTGGTCCTGGTCGCGACCGTCGTGAAGCTCGGCTATTGGCGTCATATCGATGCCGCCGCTCCGCGCAGCACTGCCGAAACGGCCACCGGCCTCGGCGGGCCAGGCAAGGTCCGGCTGTTCGAAGCGCCCCACACCGGCGAGAATTACCTGATGCGCGAGATGGGATTCCGCGTCGCCCGCAAACATGCGGCGAAGCTGCGCCGGATTGCGTTATTGTTGGCTTTCGGCGTGCCGTTGCTGCTGACCTTGCTGCTGTTCCTGCTCTCGCCGCTGGCCGGCATCGCCGCCGCTTTCCTGGCTGCGATCTCGGCCATGGCCGGCGTGTTCGTGGAGCGGTGGCTGTTCTTCGCACAGGCTCGCCATGCCGTGACGCTCTATTACGGGACCAGCGAGGTCTGATGCCGATTCCGAGGACAGCCGATATCGTGGTCGCCGGCAGCGGCATCGTCGGGCTGGCGCTCGCCTGGCGCCTGGCCCGCAGCGGCTTCAAGATCGTCGCCTTCGATGCCGGGGTCGCCGGCGGACAGATCAGCGCCGCCACTTTCGCCTGGATCAACGGTACGTCCAAGACCGAGCACGAGGCTTATCACCGGCTCAATCGCGCCGGTGTCGATGCTTATGAGAAGCTCGCCCGCCAGATCGGCGCCTCGGCCATCGGTCTCGCCGGCAATGGCTCGCTCCAGTGGGCGGGACCGGACAAGCCTCATCTGTTCGACCGGATGCGCGATCAAGGCGACGTCCTGCGGCGCTGGGGCTACAGCGCGGACTGGGTCGATGCCCCGGCCATGCGCCGGCTGGCGCCCGGCCTGTCCCTGCCCGATGGTGCGGAAGGGCTGTTCGCTTCGCTCGATCGCTGGATCGAGGTGCCGCGACTGCTGGGCTGGCTCAAGGCGCAACTGGCCGAGCGGGGCGCCATCCTGCGCGAGAATTGCACCATCAAGGGATTGGATCGGGCGAGCGACGGCTCGGTCCGCGCCGCCGTGACAGCCGAAGGCGTCATCCCTTGCAAGCATTTCGTCATCGCCGGCGGCACGGCCGCTGCCTCGCTGGTCGAGCTGGCGACCGGCCGCAGCGGCTTTCCGGTCCAGGAACTGGCGGGGCTGCTGGTGGAAACGCCGGCCGCGCCCCTGGCGCCGGGCTTCGACATGGTGCTCTGGTCGCCGGACGAGACCGGCTTTCACCTTCGCCGGATGCCGGGCGGCGGCCT
The nucleotide sequence above comes from Hypericibacter terrae. Encoded proteins:
- a CDS encoding molybdopterin oxidoreductase family protein, with the protein product MRFDVFTTVHEQVDTSPKVSDEVKTTTCYMCACRCGIKVHIKDGRVRYIEGNRDHPVNKGVLCGKGSAGIMTQNSPARLRKPLKRVGERGQGEFVEIEWEEALLLATQWLSEVRWRDPRKLAFFTGRDQSQALTGFWAKEFGTPNYAAHGGFCSVNMAAAGLYSIGGSFWEFGEPDWDHTRYFVMFGVAEDHASNPIKIGLGKLKGRPAEHGAKFLSINPVRTGYSAIADEWLGIRPGSDGLFVMALIHELLKADKIDVDYLVRYTNASWLVIRAPGTAQDGLFARNSEGQPLAWNKEAKAPVTAYQADLDPGLIGEFTLPDGRRAVPAFQLMAERYLDPRYGADAVAEETGIPADTTRRIAAELAHAAFEQEIRLDIPWTDWLGRHHDHVIGRPVSMHAMRGISAHSNGFHTCRAIHLLQMLLGSIDCPGGFRHKPPYPKPVPPAPLPAGHALEMKPGEPLAGMPLGFPTGPENLLVDPDGTPRRIDKAFSWEAPLAAHGLMHMVIANAWAGDPYPIDVLFLYMANMSWNSAMNSSGTMKMLSDKDPATGQYKIPHIIYSDAYASEMVSYADLVFPDTTYLERHDCISLLDRPISDANGCADAIRQPVIEPDRDVRPFQDVLIDLGARLGLKGFTTPEGEPRYPGFYADYIVNHERRPGIGPLAGWRGALGDKIGRGEVNPNQLEMYKANGCFWRHELEPHQRYYRFANADYLRWATQMGFIDRPEPIQMQIYSEVLQKFRLAADGHGRLQPPDAHRERISTYFDPLPFWYRPLEQEAGNEAAFPLHAITQRPMAMYHSWGSQNAWLRQIHGHNKLFVNRRTGEALGLADEDWVWIVSPHGRVKAPVKLMEGVDERTVWTWNAIGKRKGAWDLSPKAPESQQGFLLNHVISELLPPKPDGHRYSNSDPVTGQAAWYDLKVRLEKCSPAEGGRTEPQFPAAKPVPGTPKRPKRLRYGAAFRGRKEKV
- a CDS encoding 4Fe-4S dicluster domain-containing protein, with amino-acid sequence MTSLPANPTGKQLGLVIDLDICVGCHACAVNCKEWNSGGQMAPMTDEDPYGPNPLGVWFNRIHSFEVGEGRESQTVHFPRSCLHCAEPACVTVCPTGASYKRAEDGIVLVNEDICIGCKLCSWACPYGAREYDYDVGVMKKCTLCVDKIYNENLPEIDRVPACVATCPVGARHFGDLGDPGSAVSQLVAERQGYDLMPEQGYRPTNKYLPPRPRKNSCGSNGNAPARLEPVGDGSIGNSLLRWVDRVLSR
- a CDS encoding dimethyl sulfoxide reductase anchor subunit family protein is translated as MHPAFSVIFFTTMSGAGYGLLALMSLLGTLDRLPADRWFGLAGLGLGFAAVSMGLLSSTFHLGHPERAWRAFSQWRSSWLSREGLIACITFLPAGLFALGWVLLQTHDGIWVAFGVATFLLSLATIGCTAMIYACLKPIPRWSNGWTLPVYLALGLMTGALWLDALALAFGLGDPLLAWIALGLVLVATVVKLGYWRHIDAAAPRSTAETATGLGGPGKVRLFEAPHTGENYLMREMGFRVARKHAAKLRRIALLLAFGVPLLLTLLLFLLSPLAGIAAAFLAAISAMAGVFVERWLFFAQARHAVTLYYGTSEV
- a CDS encoding NAD(P)/FAD-dependent oxidoreductase; this encodes MPIPRTADIVVAGSGIVGLALAWRLARSGFKIVAFDAGVAGGQISAATFAWINGTSKTEHEAYHRLNRAGVDAYEKLARQIGASAIGLAGNGSLQWAGPDKPHLFDRMRDQGDVLRRWGYSADWVDAPAMRRLAPGLSLPDGAEGLFASLDRWIEVPRLLGWLKAQLAERGAILRENCTIKGLDRASDGSVRAAVTAEGVIPCKHFVIAGGTAAASLVELATGRSGFPVQELAGLLVETPAAPLAPGFDMVLWSPDETGFHLRRMPGGGLLLGADDIDTQIRANPTEDSLLAGRRTLIERALDWMPDLRKIDLHRGATHRVGRRAMPTDGHSILGPLKDSAGAYVAATHSGVTLALAIAELLAEEITTGTMPAALAPFRPARFGF